From the genome of Ananas comosus cultivar F153 linkage group 16, ASM154086v1, whole genome shotgun sequence, one region includes:
- the LOC109722473 gene encoding HD domain-containing protein 2: MAVRSPLSSPPYLHLLLRRSLLAPTPLKLALPRARPLTASSARAGNPRSGGFVPRGSVDAAENGAPAAASAIAGASVSSAIDFLTLCHRLKTTKRKGWINHGIKGPESIADHMYRMALMALIADELPGVNRERCIKIAIVHDIAEAIVGDITPSDGVPKAEKSRREQEALNEMCDILGGGPIANEIKELWAEYEHNSSIEASLVKDFDKVEMILQALEYEMAHGKVLDEFFLSTAGKFQTDLGKRWAAEVVARRNKRLGKQA; the protein is encoded by the exons ATGGCGGTGCGATCCCCCCTCTCGTCCCCTCCctacctccacctcctcctccgccgctccctCCTCGCCCCGACGCCGCTAAAGCTCGCCCTCCCCCGGGCGAGGCCCCTCACCGCATCTTCCGCTCGCGCCGGAAACCCTAGGTCGGGAGGTTTCGTTCCCCGGGGGTCGGTGGATGCGGCAGAGAACGGAGCTcccgcggcggcgtcggcgatcGCGGGCGCTTCCGTTTCCTCCGCCATCGATTTCCTCACTCTGTGTCATCGCCTCAAG ACAACGAAAAGGAAGGGATGGATCAACCATGGTATAAAAGGCCCAGAGTCTATTGCCGATCACATGTACCGCATGGCGCTTATGGCTTTGATTGCTGATGAACTTCCTGGTGTGAATCGTGAAAG GTGTATCAAGATTGCGATTGTGCACGACATTGCCGAAG CTATTGTTGGTGATATCACGCCATCCGATGGTGTGCCAAAAGCTGAAAAGAGTCGGCGAGAGCAGGAAGCTTTGAATGAAATGTGTGATATCCTTGGCGGAGGACCTATAG CTAATGAGATCAAGGAACTATGGGCGGAGTATGAGCACAACTCTTCAATTGAAGCTAGTCTCGTGAAGGATTTTGACAAA GTGGAAATGATCCTTCAGGCTTTGGAATACGAAATGG CACATGGGAAGGTCTTGGATGAATTTTTCCTTTCTACAGCAG GGAAGTTCCAAACTGATCTCGGGAAGCGGTGGGCCGCCGAGGTGGTCGCCAGGAGAAACAAGAGGTTAGGCAAACAGGcctaa